TGTTTCAACAAAAGCCTCCCAACTCATCCAGCATGGTTCTTGGGAATTTTCTTCTCCACAGTATTGTGTTCTAAAACAGTGGGCAtttcttacaaaaataaatatataaataaataaataaaacggtGGGCATGTTAAGTTCATCAGCCACCAATTTCAAAGACAAAGATCGACCCAATCACATGAATTTAGATAATCTGATTAACAAAACTCTTTCTTGAcattttcaataaatattatGACATCAAATGGTATCATAGCCACAAGTTCTACTAGTGTCAGCAACATATACACTGACAGTTCAACAAACTGTGATGTCTAGATATTAGAAAGCCAGAAATCAGCAAGgtaaaaagaaagatatacGAACCATACAAGCAACAAACCCACATCATACGGTCTGGTGCCTTTGTTTTCTGTGTATTCAATCAAATACAGCTGAACATGTCACAAATATGCAATGTTTCCTGAGCCAGATAAAAACTGCTCGATTATGGCATGGTGATTCAATAAAACAAACGAGTTACAGATTCTTCAAATTggcaaattaaagaatatatttCAGTAGCTAGCTATGCTAAGGCTAGCTACTACCATTTAAATTCTTTTATGGGCTGTTGATCCTCATATGCCCTTCCTTGAAAGAATGATATGCTGAACAAGCTCCAGAAGGCACATCAGCAAAGATATGTAAACCGACTCTTGACGACCTTTAAATGGAACAAAGTTAACTCAATCAAAAATTCTCTCCCCGgttgaaaacactaaaaacaccaCAGAACTAAAGATGCAGAGCAACCCTGGTATATAAAACACTGTTCTCCAGCATTCTGGACTTGATAGATCTGAATTAGCAGTTTTTGCAGCTTCAAGAAGCCTCCCAGTGAGATCAACTCCAATAATGCCAGCAAACGTACCAGCAGTATTAGAAACTCCCATCACAATCCCTGCATATCTAGGAGCAATATCCATATGGTTCACTGCAAACCCGGCTCTTCCTAGAGCCAAGAAACCAAGAGCCATAGAAGAACAGAAGACAGCCCCACCTGAAGTTCTGAAGACAGGAATTGCCATCAATGCAAGAGAAGCAACTAAGAATCCTACAGTGTTTAATAACTTCCGGATATTGGTCACCGACAAGATTCTCTTAATGATTAAGTGGTCAGCAATCACCCCACcaatatttgaaaatataaacatGTTGAAATAAGGCATCATTTTAGATGACCCCATCTCCTGAAGGCTAAGCTGCAGGCCTTGTTCAAAGTATGTGGGTAGCCAGTTCATCAACACATACAAAGCATAATGAAAGGTGAAATTGTTTACCACAATTGCCCAAACCGGCAAGCTgtataaaattttcttccaTGGGATGTTGGCACTTTTGGCAGAAAATCCTCCATTCTCCACTTTCATTTTCTGATTTCCTTTGGTTGGCAGCAAAGATTCACCAAAACCAGCAGCAGTGGCTTTTGGATGTTCAGACCGAGGAGGATCACTAGCATAATTGAACCACAGAACACACCACATGGCACCTAATGCTGCCTCAGCAAGAAATACAGATTGGGGCCCTCTATACTTAACCAGGCTCGGAAGGAAAAGCATTCCTGCAGCCGCACCAAGGTACATCCCAGACATTGTTAGAGAAACTGATCTAGATCTTTCATGGGGTGGAACCCACTGTGCTAAAACTGTGTGGATAGAGGGGAAGATGAAGCCTTGTGCCACACCAACTAGGAAGCGGGCAATCACTAAAACTACAACTCGATTAGGATCTAGTGGGACTAATGCACAAGTCAATGACCATAATACAAAAGAAACAAGGAGGACCTTCCTTCCCCCAATTTTCTGAGCTACCCATCCTCCAGGAACCTGTGAACAGGCATATCCACAGTAGAAAGTAGAAAGTATTGTTCCTTTAGTTGATTGATTTACCCTAGCAGCATCAGCCGCAGCcgtatatgcaatagagaatcccACACGTTCTATATAGCAAACAGATGTGCTGATGAAGGTTAAAATGACAATCAAGTAACGCCTTGGAAATGTCATCATCCTCATACCTCGCCTTTAGTTTTGTCTTGGTATTTATCCTGTCAACTGTCTTCAAATGAGCCAGTCTCCAAACAGCTCTTTATCTACTTCCAAGTGGTTCAGAAAAGATGGCAGCAACTTTGTGCCTATCtcatatcagaaaataaaatcaatatagCTTATACATGCAACAATAGCATATTAACAAAACAGACCAACTTGCAAAACAATATAGACAGAAATCTCAGACAAATAACCAAGACTATAAAATAATATGGCTCACTAGATACAAAAATATGGAAAACACGCATTGGACAAACCCACTACTTAAAACAATAAGTGATCCCTATATGAAAATCTGAAGCAAATCTTTGGATTGTAACACCTACTCATCTCATTCTAATGGATGGCCATATGATCACGAAGAAATTTGTTCAAACTTGAGATTATATGGAAACAAAATCTAACTCAAGTAGCAGCAGACAATATCATAGCCCAGGAACAGAAGAATTGGTAAAGATATAACAGTGTCATGAGTAAAATTACTTGCAtataaaagtcaaaaaaaaaaaagaaaaaaaaaaaaaaaaaggctatgcAAACAAGTTTCTACTACATTAAAACATTGATCATGAACTGGGATTGGCAGTATGTGAGCTTCCCACGTAAGATTTAGAATCTTCGCATTcatcatgcaaaaaaaaaaaaaaaaatagttagattCAGTACTTGGCTTTGGTGAATGCCTCCTGCAATTACTTTTATTGAGTTTCAATGTGTGAAGAATGAAAAACAAGCACTGCCCAAAAACTCATGAGCACATTTACGTAACAACACATCCTCATATGGCGTGTCCCATTAACACAATCTAAAGGGAAATTTATGATAGATATAGATAAAGTGTCAGATAACCAACATCTCCAACAAGCAGGCAACTGCTTAAGAAGTCCTCATTAAAGCATCTGATATAAATCTAAGAGTTCCAGAGGACAAGCAAACACATCAATATCTACACTATCAACTAACAAAATCTTTAGTAAGGTTCCAAAGATGCTTTACTAGCGttaagtatttcatcaaaaaagtaTTTCACCAAACATCTAGCCTAGGAATGAATTGAATTGATCTCTTAAACATACATTATGAAGCACTTATCGACAAATTTCCAAGATTCAATTGGAGAATTTCCAAATTCAAAGCGAACGCCTCATTTTCAAAAACCAGAAACCCCGTAGATTTAGTCGCAATTGGAGTTCTGTTCAAATAAAGATTCAGTTTCCCATAAAGAATTCCGCCATTGGGTCCATCTAATAAACAATTTAGAAAAGCACCCAAAACCTTTTGCATCAAATCTTGCAAGATAACCCCCCCAGTGGCTCTTCAAGGGAAAGACGAAAGAAATGGGTCTCTGGGGAAATTTGGCAAACACATTTCAGGCGTACAAATGGAGGGGATAACAGAAGTACACATACCATGAAAAGAGACCAAGATTTGGTCGATTTGCACAGAAGTTGGAGAAGAAGATCTGATCTGGGCAATGGCGGTATCAACGCAGCACATATCTTGGAAATCTGGTCACCGACTTGAAAGAAAGACAGCCCCTACGCAGATTGTCCTTCACCAGACCGGCCGCGAGAGAGCCCTTCGCTGCGACGCTAGAGTCAACGCAGTGGAGGGAATTGTCTGCTCCTGCAATGGCAGTAGTTGCAGATGTACTAAACAATTCGATAGCTTCACGTGCTCTAGATGTCTACtcaagagagagagtgagattgaCTTTCATTGCCATTTCTACACCAGACAATCACAGCTATATGATTTGTCTTTTTCGAAAGGTGGTCCAAGGATTTTTAATTGTCGAAGAATGAGAAAATGTGAGAGTCCGTTTGGCCACGTTCCACCGGGTGGTTTCTTTGAAAATGATGTTGATGATTATTGATTAGCACTTTGTTTTTATGGCCTTGGATGCTTCTTCTTTTAGCACCAACAAAATTGGGTATTCTTGTTAATCATACATATATggattacttttgtttttaataaagaaagaacaatGATCACATTATTGTCTTATTATATTAATGAAacattgttattttattattggatttttttttttcttttaactaaTTTGCtttaaatgagaaaaagaaaaagaaagaagcaatattagttaaatttagttaatatgaatattttaattaGTCTGATAGACATGCTCCCTATTaggacttaaaaaaataaataaataaataaataaaagacacaaatcAGTACAATTGCTCACATTTTGcttgtaaatttaaaaatgacagaaattaGCTATAAACCGAAAAATCAATCTAAAAATGTAGCACGTGTTTCTTAGTATGTaagaaatacatgtttttttttaatagcatgtgtttctcacatatttttttagtagAATTAAAAAGAAAGTATGTATTTATCACGTGCTAAAAAatacgtgtcattttttttttaatagtttgtaactaatttttatccatttaaaaatttgatttatcCTTAATATAAGAGTGACAATCAACTGGTACTTAGGTTACTTAAGGATTGTTTGAATACATTTTTtactaactctttttttttttctttttttttttaattaatggtTATGAGACCAAATTTTTTTACACTCAACTCAAAATTTTCCAACCcaactattaaaaataaataaataaataaaataaaacaaaccctTCAAGGGTggtggcctaaccaccctcGTCAGATTCGGGGTGGCTTGTGTACATGCGGATGCAAATGTTTGAGATATCTGCAGTCGCGTCCGCAAAATTcagatatcacttttagatatttaCATCTATatgattattataattattaaatacaattattatacgctatccgcatattaggtaatgGGTCTACTTTAGTTTTTTGAACATTCTTTGAGTCTCTATTATGGCCTatttaaacgattttaaaaataatttatgccagttttagtgttttgggcttatttaaatttttttaaagttataatctattgaaaatatattgattttacaattttttttacccAAATGCTACACGAAAAAGCAATACAGCCAACCAaatcaatgtaaacataacatatatgaaaatatttattgacttctaattaaaaccaagtgtgtgtgtgtgtgtgtgtgtgtgtgtgcaaacaaatatcttaaatatggaatttaaataaggcaagatatttgttatgaagtggaaactctgtgaagagaaaaaccactctggggcaaccaaacccaagaaatccactatccaaaaacaaagctagttacaagacactcgtactcacatacccttatgcagtagtcatatctctaactctgacgtgtaacccaacacgaacgcttcccaaccagatcttccaccagATTGGGCTTtttatggattcatttaccttagggtcaacccttaagatagacttcacacgaacacttgagcacacacaggcaacggcttgagagttagcggatcttctatcttcctaaacaccatttcaaagcactatgaaattcactgtcaaattctatacaaaacactagcctaaaGCCCCCTATtaggcttaaagagacctcacaaactgctgagattcggactctggctggcgagcgtccagacggaagttagccacattCGGATGGTTTTTTTGCGATATCCTTTTTGAAAcaacgtaattctatctttatcggttcacatccggacggcttgaccgagcatccggacggtcttcgctaaaattctttccgtgttcgaacggaactatggaatattttgaaatactggacatcgtccagacgtgttgccacgtcatccagacggtttGCAGAGACTTCTCAAACAGTGTCAACTTCttaaatccaactccttgttgaaagCTGATTGacctggcgtccggatggtgttgctctaatgtccggacgtcttcattgTTTATCTGCAAGACACTGCgaggcgtccggacaccttcaaaggctcgtccggacggttgcacaagaaccttCTGTTTTGgcttggtttttgcaatggacttttcatggatatcttctagaGGCTTGTGaacagttattgtctttgatttgatcattgtctgaaaaCATGAAGATActgaattgaaaaccaaccatCATGTTAAAACGCaatcattacataaagtgtttttgttttattcagaatgtagccaataaaaatatacaataaacataattgaaaacgacatcgttttggtgaatttattaaatataaataaaaatatattaaataaatgcTATGTCTGCATACCATAAAACCAttatccgcatccgcatatgtGGATAGTGTCTTTGTTAACCGTATACGCATGTACAAATAGCGGATGCATGCAATTAATATTTGCCCGCATGTACAACCGTACCTCAAACAGAGGATGTGCAAGAAAAGGAAGGAACATAGATACTCGATCAAGCAATCTTTGCAGCTCAAAGAATGTGAAACTATTGAAGATGTAATCAGATCGACGCCAAACACCCACCTAATCACTCTAGAACAATTCGAAGTGATGGTTTCAAGATGGTTAACTCTTGAAGATAAGGTAACAATGCATGTCTattaccacatttttatttgtttataaacATTTATTTCTAattatcttaataataataCGAAGGAgagtattgaaaaaaaaatgtaacgacccacccacCCTTAACGATacaatattgtttgcttttggcTCATCCAAACTAGACTTCTCAGGATATCACCCATCCTGGTGTACATACTACTCTCACACGCTTAACTCCAAAGTTCTGATAGGCTTACGGttatcatggctttaaaacacgttgtatCAAAAATGATGCGAATATGCATATAAGTATATCCTCATTCCCATACACATGCGATATGGGGCGTCacaaaaaatgccaaaagcCATAACAAGTAAGAGTTTAGCCACACGTCGAGGTTGAAGAGCTTCTCCTAGCTTGCAAAAGGGAGGGTGCAAATTAAATTAGTTATTAagcaaatatataatattattttcgcAAAACATTGTTTTATAGGTTGTGTATGTAATGTTACTTAGTAAAAAGACGTCAcctactttttaaagttttatgcCGTTTAAAAATTAAACGACGTAAAATTATAAGTCGTTTAAAACTAAATGATGTAAATCTTTAAGTCACTCGATTAA
The sequence above is drawn from the Alnus glutinosa chromosome 11, dhAlnGlut1.1, whole genome shotgun sequence genome and encodes:
- the LOC133882466 gene encoding probable anion transporter 5 translates to MRMMTFPRRYLIVILTFISTSVCYIERVGFSIAYTAAADAARVNQSTKGTILSTFYCGYACSQVPGGWVAQKIGGRKVLLVSFVLWSLTCALVPLDPNRVVVLVIARFLVGVAQGFIFPSIHTVLAQWVPPHERSRSVSLTMSGMYLGAAAGMLFLPSLVKYRGPQSVFLAEAALGAMWCVLWFNYASDPPRSEHPKATAAGFGESLLPTKGNQKMKVENGGFSAKSANIPWKKILYSLPVWAIVVNNFTFHYALYVLMNWLPTYFEQGLQLSLQEMGSSKMMPYFNMFIFSNIGGVIADHLIIKRILSVTNIRKLLNTVGFLVASLALMAIPVFRTSGGAVFCSSMALGFLALGRAGFAVNHMDIAPRYAGIVMGVSNTAGTFAGIIGVDLTGRLLEAAKTANSDLSSPECWRTVFYIPGLLCIFSSVVFLVFSTGERIFD